A genomic window from Chromatiales bacterium 21-64-14 includes:
- a CDS encoding methionine synthase, whose translation MKTFAKLLQERILILDGAMGTMIQSYRLGEADYRGERFADHPSDLKGNNDLLVLTQPGIIRDIHTAYLEAGADLLETNTFNANAISQADYHLESLAYELNVAAARLAREAADAVGTAERPRFVAGALGPTNRTASLSPDVNDPGFRNVSFDQLVAAYGEAARGLLDGGADLLLVETVFDTLNAKAALFAIESLFEERGARWPVMISGTITDASGRTLSGQVTEAFWNSVRHARPLSIGLNCALGARELRQYVEELSGVADTYVSAHPNAGLPNEFGEYDDTPEAMAREIGEWAASGFLNIVGGCCGTTPTHIRAIADAVAAHPPRRIPALPRKCRLSGLEPLNIGADSLFVNVGERTNITGSARFKKLILEGDYEAALAVARQQVESGAQIIDVNMDEGMLDGEKAMVTFLNLIATEPDICRVPIMIDSSKWSILEAGLKCIQGKGVVNSISLKEGEEGFLHQAKLVRRYGAAVVVMAFDETGQADTLERKVQICARCYRLLTEQAGFPPEDIIFDPNIFAVATGIEEHNHYAVDFIEATRKIKQDLPHALISGGVSNVSFSFRGNNAVREAIHAVFLYHAVQAGMDMGIVNAGQLAVYEEIPPDLRERVEDVILDRRPDATERLLEIAESYRAGGGEAKQEDLAWRAWPVAKRLEHALIKGIADHAEEDAEEARHQFDHPIQVIEGPLMDGMNVVGDLFGAGKMFLPQVVKSARVMKKAVAYLIPFIEARKHAGSRPNGKIVLATVKGDVHDIGKNIVGVVLQCNNFEVIDLGVMVPAAKILEAAKAEGVDIVGLSGLITPSLDEMAHVAKEMERQQFKIPLLIGGATTSRVHTAVKIAPHYSEPTIYVKDASRAVGVAQNLISSERRAEYVAALRAEYEQVREQHRGKRAQTRWRTLDQARANRSKVQWEGYTPPVPAVLGIRVFDDYPLEELQGLIDWSPFFHAWEMAGNYPKILDDPEKGEVARKLFADAQDMLGRIVKEKWLAARGVIGLFPANQVGEDDIELYADESRREVLITLHHLRQQSEKPPGRPNRCLADFVAPKSTGLKDYLGAFAVTAGAGIDAKVAEFEAQHDDYSAILLKALADRLAEAFAERLHERVRREFWGYAPDEQLDNEALIQEGYRGIRPAPGYPACPDHTEKALLWELIDPLRNAQIAITESFAMIPTAAVSGWYFSHPDARYFGVGRINRDQVEDYARRKGMDTATAERWLAPNLGYEPEE comes from the coding sequence ATGAAAACCTTCGCCAAACTGCTCCAAGAACGGATCCTGATTCTGGACGGTGCCATGGGCACCATGATCCAAAGCTACCGGCTTGGGGAGGCCGATTACCGCGGCGAACGCTTCGCGGATCACCCCTCGGACCTGAAGGGCAACAACGACCTGCTGGTGTTGACGCAGCCCGGGATCATCCGGGATATCCATACCGCCTATCTGGAGGCGGGCGCGGACCTCCTGGAGACTAACACCTTCAATGCCAACGCTATTTCCCAGGCCGACTACCACCTGGAATCGCTCGCCTACGAGTTGAACGTGGCCGCGGCGCGGCTCGCCCGGGAGGCCGCGGACGCGGTGGGCACCGCCGAACGCCCCCGCTTCGTGGCGGGCGCACTGGGCCCCACCAACCGCACCGCGTCCCTGTCCCCGGACGTGAACGACCCGGGGTTCCGCAACGTGAGCTTCGACCAACTGGTGGCGGCCTACGGGGAGGCGGCCCGCGGGCTCCTGGACGGCGGCGCCGATCTACTGCTGGTGGAAACAGTATTCGATACCCTGAACGCCAAGGCGGCGTTGTTCGCGATTGAATCGCTGTTCGAGGAGCGCGGCGCGCGCTGGCCGGTCATGATCTCCGGCACCATCACCGACGCCAGCGGCCGCACCTTGTCGGGCCAGGTCACCGAGGCGTTCTGGAACTCGGTGCGCCACGCACGGCCGCTGTCCATCGGCCTGAACTGCGCCCTCGGCGCCCGGGAGCTGCGTCAGTACGTGGAGGAACTCTCCGGGGTCGCCGACACCTACGTCAGCGCCCACCCCAACGCAGGGCTGCCCAACGAGTTCGGGGAATACGACGACACCCCCGAGGCCATGGCGAGGGAGATCGGCGAGTGGGCCGCCAGCGGATTTCTCAACATCGTGGGCGGTTGTTGCGGAACCACGCCGACGCATATCCGCGCCATCGCCGACGCGGTGGCCGCCCATCCACCGCGTCGTATCCCGGCGCTGCCGCGCAAGTGCCGGTTGAGCGGTCTCGAACCGCTCAACATCGGCGCCGATTCCCTGTTCGTGAACGTGGGCGAGCGCACCAACATCACCGGCTCCGCGCGCTTCAAGAAGCTCATCCTGGAGGGCGACTACGAGGCGGCCCTGGCGGTGGCGCGCCAGCAGGTGGAGAGCGGCGCCCAGATCATCGACGTCAACATGGACGAGGGCATGCTGGACGGCGAAAAGGCCATGGTGACCTTCCTCAACCTGATCGCCACCGAGCCCGACATCTGCCGAGTGCCCATCATGATCGACTCATCCAAGTGGTCGATCTTGGAGGCGGGCCTGAAATGCATCCAGGGCAAGGGCGTGGTGAACTCCATCAGCCTCAAGGAGGGTGAGGAGGGGTTTCTACACCAAGCAAAGCTGGTGCGCCGCTACGGCGCGGCCGTGGTCGTGATGGCCTTCGACGAGACCGGGCAGGCGGACACCCTGGAACGCAAGGTGCAGATCTGCGCGCGCTGCTACCGGCTGCTAACGGAACAGGCCGGGTTCCCGCCCGAGGACATCATCTTCGATCCCAACATCTTCGCGGTGGCCACCGGGATCGAGGAGCACAACCACTACGCGGTGGACTTCATCGAGGCCACGCGAAAGATCAAACAAGACCTGCCCCACGCCCTCATATCCGGCGGGGTGAGCAACGTCTCGTTCTCGTTCCGGGGCAACAACGCGGTGCGCGAAGCGATACACGCCGTGTTCCTCTATCACGCCGTGCAGGCCGGCATGGACATGGGGATCGTTAACGCCGGGCAGCTCGCGGTCTACGAGGAGATCCCGCCTGACCTGCGCGAGCGGGTGGAGGACGTGATCTTGGACCGCCGGCCCGACGCGACCGAGCGCCTGCTGGAGATCGCCGAGAGCTACCGCGCCGGGGGCGGCGAGGCCAAGCAGGAGGATCTTGCGTGGCGTGCCTGGCCGGTGGCCAAACGTCTGGAGCACGCCCTGATCAAGGGCATCGCCGACCACGCCGAGGAGGACGCGGAAGAGGCGCGCCATCAATTTGACCACCCCATCCAGGTGATCGAGGGCCCCCTGATGGACGGCATGAACGTGGTGGGGGACCTGTTCGGCGCCGGCAAGATGTTTCTGCCGCAGGTCGTGAAGAGCGCCCGGGTTATGAAGAAGGCCGTAGCCTATTTGATCCCATTCATCGAGGCGCGGAAACATGCCGGTTCGCGGCCCAACGGCAAGATCGTACTGGCCACCGTAAAAGGGGACGTGCACGACATCGGCAAGAACATCGTGGGCGTGGTGTTGCAGTGCAACAACTTCGAGGTCATCGACTTGGGTGTAATGGTACCGGCCGCGAAGATCCTGGAGGCCGCCAAGGCCGAAGGGGTGGACATCGTGGGCCTGTCCGGACTGATCACACCGTCACTGGACGAAATGGCGCACGTGGCCAAGGAGATGGAGCGCCAGCAGTTCAAGATCCCATTGCTGATCGGCGGCGCAACTACTTCGCGGGTACACACCGCGGTCAAGATCGCGCCGCATTACAGTGAGCCCACCATCTACGTGAAAGACGCATCTCGCGCTGTGGGCGTCGCACAGAACCTGATCAGTAGCGAGCGGCGCGCCGAATACGTGGCGGCGCTGCGCGCCGAATACGAGCAGGTGCGCGAACAGCACCGCGGAAAGCGGGCGCAGACCCGCTGGCGCACGCTGGACCAGGCGCGCGCCAACCGGTCCAAGGTCCAGTGGGAAGGCTATACGCCGCCGGTCCCGGCGGTCCTGGGCATACGTGTCTTCGACGACTACCCGCTGGAGGAACTCCAGGGGCTGATCGATTGGTCCCCGTTCTTCCACGCCTGGGAAATGGCCGGCAACTACCCGAAGATCCTGGACGATCCGGAGAAAGGGGAGGTGGCACGCAAGTTGTTCGCCGACGCACAGGACATGCTCGGGCGGATCGTGAAGGAGAAGTGGCTGGCGGCACGGGGCGTGATTGGGCTGTTCCCCGCCAACCAGGTGGGCGAAGACGACATCGAACTCTATGCTGACGAGTCACGCCGCGAGGTCCTGATCACGCTCCATCATCTGCGCCAACAGAGCGAGAAGCCGCCCGGCCGGCCGAACCGGTGCCTGGCGGATTTCGTGGCCCCCAAGTCCACCGGCCTAAAGGACTACCTCGGCGCCTTTGCCGTCACCGCCGGCGCCGGTATCGACGCGAAAGTGGCGGAGTTCGAGGCCCAGCACGATGACTACAGCGCGATCCTGCTCAAGGCCTTGGCAGACCGATTGGCCGAGGCGTTCGCCGAACGCCTGCATGAACGCGTGCGCCGCGAGTTCTGGGGCTATGCACCCGACGAGCAGCTGGACAACGAGGCGTTGATCCAGGAAGGCTACCGCGGGATCCGTCCAGCTCCGGGCTACCCCGCCTGCCCGGACCACACGGAAAAGGCCCTGCTGTGGGAGCTCATCGACCCCCTGCGCAACGCGCAGATCGCCATCACCGAGAGTTTTGCAATGATCCCCACCGCCGCGGTGAGCGGCTGGTACTTCTCCCATCCCGATGCCCGCTATTTCGGGGTGGGCAGAATCAACCGGGATCAGGTTGAGGATTATGCGCGGCGCAAGGGTATGGACACGGCCACCGCCGAGCGCTGGCTGGCGCCGAACCTGGGCTACGAGCCTGAGGAGTGA
- a CDS encoding heme exporter protein CcmD: protein MTLHKFLYMGGYAFYVWTSYAIALVVLSANVLQPLYHQRRLRERLARRLRRGAGR, encoded by the coding sequence ATGACTCTGCACAAATTCCTGTACATGGGCGGGTATGCCTTCTACGTCTGGACCTCCTACGCCATCGCGCTGGTGGTCCTGTCCGCCAACGTGCTCCAACCCCTCTACCATCAACGCCGGTTGCGCGAGCGCCTGGCACGCCGCCTCCGGCGGGGAGCCGGGCGATGA
- a CDS encoding ABC transporter permease, with amino-acid sequence MTVRGKYVAFKTIVIKEVLRFARIWLQTILPPVITTSLYFVIFGHLIGARIGVMDGFRYIEFIVPGLIMMAVITNSYSNVVSSFYGAKFQRSVEELLVSPMPNYVILLGFVTGGVARGLVVGIAVSAVSLFFSHLQVSHPLVACTTVILTSVVFSLAGFINAVFAKSFDDISIVPTFVLTPLTYLGGVFYSISLLPPFWQRASLANPILYMVNTFRYGFLGVSDIGLVTAYSIILGFIVALFIISLYLLRHGVGIRS; translated from the coding sequence ATGACGGTGCGCGGGAAATACGTCGCGTTCAAGACCATTGTCATCAAGGAGGTGTTGCGCTTCGCCAGGATCTGGTTGCAGACCATACTGCCGCCGGTAATCACGACCTCGCTGTACTTCGTTATCTTCGGCCATCTGATCGGGGCGCGGATCGGCGTCATGGACGGCTTCCGCTACATCGAATTCATAGTACCTGGCCTGATCATGATGGCGGTAATCACCAACTCTTATTCCAACGTGGTGTCGTCGTTCTACGGCGCCAAGTTCCAACGCAGCGTCGAGGAGCTCCTCGTCTCGCCGATGCCGAACTACGTCATCCTGCTCGGCTTCGTGACCGGTGGCGTGGCCCGTGGGTTGGTGGTGGGTATCGCGGTGAGCGCGGTATCGCTGTTCTTCAGCCACCTGCAGGTAAGTCACCCATTGGTCGCCTGCACCACGGTTATCCTGACCTCGGTTGTATTCTCGCTCGCGGGGTTCATAAACGCGGTGTTCGCCAAAAGCTTCGACGATATCTCCATCGTACCCACCTTCGTGCTGACGCCGCTCACTTATCTGGGTGGCGTGTTCTATTCAATATCGCTGCTGCCGCCGTTCTGGCAGCGGGCCTCTCTGGCGAACCCGATTCTGTATATGGTCAACACCTTCCGCTACGGTTTCCTTGGGGTCTCGGATATCGGCTTGGTGACGGCCTACAGCATCATATTGGGATTTATCGTGGCACTGTTCATAATCAGCCTGTACCTGCTGCGCCATGGCGTCGGGATCCGCAGCTAG
- a CDS encoding ribonuclease D, with the protein MDATADTLYVDTPAALERLCVQIDGQPWLALDTEFLREKTYFPQLCLVQIATPQLTACVDPLALADLGPLLDVLYRPTILKVLHASRQDLEIFHHLRGAPFAPVFDTQLAAPLLGHPDQVGYAALVAAVLGVNLSKSHTRADWRRRPLPPEQLRYAADDVRYLAPLYQRLNTDLAGRGRLDWLADEFTALSDPGQYENPPEQAWHRVRGADRLRGPRLAVLQDLAAWRESTARAEDQPRAWLLRDETLLDLARMMPQTEQDLRHLRGLNERVAQRHGADLVMRIRAAAQQVPRPAETARPHPPRLEPSAEALADLLMAVVRARAQQHQLSPATLAPRKEVERLVAGEDHSVLLKGWRERMIGEELRSVLRGERHVSVVDGELLVSPAGP; encoded by the coding sequence ATGGACGCTACCGCTGACACGCTCTATGTAGATACTCCTGCCGCCCTGGAGCGGCTCTGTGTACAGATCGACGGCCAGCCATGGTTGGCCTTGGATACCGAATTTCTGCGCGAAAAGACCTATTTTCCGCAGCTTTGCCTGGTGCAGATCGCCACACCACAGCTGACCGCATGTGTGGACCCGCTGGCGCTTGCCGATCTCGGACCCCTGCTGGACGTGCTCTATCGTCCCACGATCCTCAAGGTGCTCCATGCCAGCCGCCAGGACCTGGAGATCTTCCACCATCTGCGCGGTGCCCCCTTTGCGCCGGTGTTCGATACCCAGTTGGCGGCGCCCCTGCTCGGCCATCCCGACCAAGTGGGCTACGCTGCCTTGGTGGCGGCGGTCCTCGGTGTGAATCTCAGCAAGTCCCACACCCGCGCCGACTGGCGCCGCCGTCCGTTACCACCGGAGCAACTGCGCTACGCTGCGGACGACGTGCGCTATCTCGCGCCCCTCTATCAGCGGCTGAACACCGATCTCGCAGGGCGCGGGCGGCTCGACTGGCTGGCGGACGAGTTCACTGCCCTGAGCGATCCGGGCCAATATGAGAACCCCCCGGAGCAGGCTTGGCACCGGGTGCGCGGTGCCGACCGCCTGCGCGGCCCGCGGCTCGCAGTACTCCAGGATCTCGCGGCTTGGCGGGAGTCCACGGCGCGGGCGGAAGACCAGCCCCGTGCCTGGTTGCTGCGCGACGAGACCCTGCTGGATTTGGCCCGCATGATGCCGCAGACCGAGCAAGATTTGCGCCACCTGCGGGGTCTGAATGAGCGGGTAGCGCAGCGCCACGGCGCGGATCTCGTTATGCGGATTCGCGCCGCCGCACAACAGGTGCCGCGCCCCGCCGAGACCGCCCGCCCCCACCCACCGCGCCTGGAGCCATCCGCCGAGGCCCTGGCGGACCTCCTGATGGCGGTGGTGCGCGCTCGCGCGCAGCAGCACCAGTTGAGTCCGGCTACCTTGGCGCCCCGCAAAGAGGTAGAGCGCTTGGTCGCCGGCGAGGACCACAGCGTGCTGCTGAAGGGCTGGCGCGAACGGATGATCGGTGAGGAACTGCGTTCCGTGTTGCGCGGCGAGCGCCACGTATCCGTGGTGGACGGCGAGTTATTAGTAAGCCCGGCGGGGCCATGA
- a CDS encoding tRNA uridine-5-carboxymethylaminomethyl(34) synthesis GTPase MnmE has product MNDVDQDTITALATPPGRGGVGIVRVSGPAAASIARALLGFLPAPRMACYRRFRDVDGTTLDHGLALFFPTPNSFTGEDVLELHAHGAPVVLDSLLRRVCGLGARLAGPGEFSRRAFLNGKLDLVQAEAVADLIASATGQAARAALRSLEGVFSTQVCELVEAVAELRAYVEGAIDFPEEDIDFLARGQVDERLEALSARLLGVQGPARQGFLLHEGLRIAIVGRPNVGKSTLLNRLVGRAAAIVTDVPGTTRDVLREVVDLDGMPLHLVDTAGLRDTGDAVEREGVRRAWEEIGHADRILLVVDDRAALGAEDQPLLAKLPTDVALTVIRNKIDLSGHPPGQGEQEGRTQLWLSAHTGAGVDVLRAHLRRAAGLEEGASAFVARRRHLDALDRAQLHLTQGRRQLQAQGAPELLAEDLRHAQRALGEITGAVTTEDLLGRIFASFCIGK; this is encoded by the coding sequence ATGAACGACGTCGATCAGGACACCATTACGGCGCTGGCCACCCCGCCGGGGCGCGGCGGCGTCGGTATCGTGCGCGTTTCGGGTCCCGCAGCGGCCTCCATCGCACGCGCACTCCTCGGTTTTCTGCCCGCTCCACGGATGGCTTGCTACCGCCGGTTCCGTGACGTGGACGGCACCACCCTCGACCACGGCCTCGCCCTGTTCTTCCCCACGCCCAATTCCTTCACGGGAGAAGACGTCCTGGAGCTGCACGCCCATGGCGCGCCGGTGGTCCTGGACTCGTTACTGCGTCGGGTCTGCGGACTGGGCGCCCGGCTCGCCGGCCCCGGGGAGTTCTCGCGCCGCGCGTTTCTGAACGGGAAGCTGGATCTGGTCCAGGCGGAGGCGGTGGCGGACCTGATCGCCAGCGCCACGGGTCAGGCGGCGCGCGCCGCGCTGCGTTCCCTTGAGGGCGTGTTCTCAACCCAAGTCTGCGAACTGGTGGAGGCCGTGGCGGAGTTGCGTGCCTACGTGGAAGGTGCGATCGACTTCCCCGAAGAGGACATCGATTTTCTCGCGCGCGGCCAGGTGGACGAACGGCTCGAGGCCTTGTCGGCGCGGCTGCTTGGCGTCCAGGGCCCCGCCCGCCAGGGATTTTTGCTGCACGAGGGACTGCGGATCGCGATCGTTGGCCGTCCCAACGTGGGCAAGTCCACCCTGTTGAACCGGTTGGTGGGCCGCGCGGCGGCCATCGTCACGGACGTTCCCGGCACCACCCGCGACGTACTGCGGGAAGTGGTGGATCTGGATGGCATGCCCCTGCATTTGGTGGACACCGCGGGCCTGCGCGATACCGGGGATGCGGTGGAGCGGGAGGGGGTGCGCCGGGCGTGGGAGGAGATCGGGCACGCGGATCGCATACTGCTGGTGGTGGATGACCGCGCCGCCCTGGGCGCCGAGGATCAACCCCTGCTGGCGAAGTTGCCCACTGATGTGGCGCTCACCGTGATCCGCAATAAGATCGACTTGAGTGGGCACCCGCCAGGCCAGGGGGAGCAGGAGGGCCGGACCCAGCTCTGGTTGTCCGCCCATACCGGCGCCGGGGTGGACGTCCTGCGTGCCCATCTGCGGCGCGCGGCAGGCCTGGAGGAAGGGGCCAGCGCCTTCGTGGCGCGGCGGCGCCATCTGGACGCCTTGGATCGGGCCCAACTGCACCTGACCCAGGGGCGCCGGCAGCTGCAGGCCCAGGGAGCGCCGGAGCTTTTGGCCGAGGATCTGCGTCACGCCCAGCGGGCCCTTGGAGAGATCACCGGCGCAGTTACCACGGAGGACTTGTTGGGCCGAATATTTGCCAGCTTCTGCATCGGCAAATAA
- a CDS encoding heme ABC transporter permease — protein MLAGLYDGLWLAPPDYQQGDSYRIMFIHVPSAWMSLFVYLVMAGAGVIGLVWRIKLAEVMAKSCAPIGASFTFLALCTGSLWGKPTWGTYWVWDARLTSELILLFLYLGYIALESAIEDRRTAARAAAILALVGVVNIPIIHYSVVWWHTLHQGPTVFKIGGPSISLDMLVPLLIMVLAFNLFFLTTVLMRARAEVLEREADSAWAQEAVDTR, from the coding sequence ATGCTCGCCGGACTCTACGACGGGTTGTGGTTGGCGCCCCCCGACTATCAGCAGGGGGACAGCTACCGGATCATGTTCATCCACGTGCCCTCTGCCTGGATGTCGTTGTTCGTCTATTTGGTGATGGCGGGCGCCGGGGTCATCGGCTTGGTGTGGCGCATCAAGCTGGCGGAGGTGATGGCCAAGAGCTGTGCGCCTATCGGCGCCTCGTTCACGTTCCTGGCGCTGTGCACCGGATCCTTGTGGGGCAAGCCGACGTGGGGTACTTATTGGGTGTGGGACGCGCGGCTGACGTCGGAACTGATCCTGCTGTTTCTGTACCTGGGCTACATCGCCCTGGAGTCGGCCATCGAGGACCGGCGTACCGCAGCCCGCGCCGCGGCGATACTGGCCCTGGTGGGGGTAGTGAACATCCCGATCATCCACTACTCAGTGGTGTGGTGGCACACCCTGCATCAGGGACCTACGGTGTTCAAGATCGGCGGGCCCTCCATCAGTCTGGATATGCTCGTCCCCTTGTTAATCATGGTCCTGGCATTTAACCTGTTCTTCCTCACTACGGTGCTGATGCGTGCCCGCGCGGAAGTGCTGGAGCGCGAGGCAGACAGCGCCTGGGCCCAGGAAGCGGTGGATACGCGATGA
- a CDS encoding ABC transporter translates to MSKALSVHGLSKIYANGHHALKGIDLDVNQGDFFALLGPNGAGKTTLIGIVSSLVNKTAGKAFIFGKDIDTQFADARTHIGLVPQEFNFPLFEPVVEIVVNQAGYYGMERKRAYTRAEEVLRQLGLWDKRRSAARDLSGGMKRRLMIARALMHEPELLILDEPTAGVDIELRRSMWEFLRHINAQGTTIILTTHYLEEAESLCRNIAIIDRGELVENTSMKRLLNRLDTETFVLDLDQPLRSAPALEGHVVRLLDETTLEVEVYKQKGINQLFAELSRSDIQVLSMRSKANRLEQLFVHLINGGGAEGNAA, encoded by the coding sequence ATGTCCAAAGCACTTTCCGTACACGGTCTCAGCAAAATCTACGCGAACGGGCACCATGCCCTGAAGGGGATCGACCTGGACGTAAACCAGGGGGATTTCTTCGCGCTGCTCGGACCCAACGGGGCGGGAAAAACCACGCTGATCGGGATTGTCAGTTCACTGGTGAACAAGACCGCCGGAAAGGCGTTCATCTTCGGCAAAGATATAGATACCCAATTCGCCGACGCCCGCACCCACATCGGCCTGGTCCCCCAGGAGTTCAATTTTCCACTGTTCGAGCCGGTGGTGGAGATCGTGGTCAATCAGGCTGGTTACTACGGCATGGAACGCAAACGCGCCTACACCCGCGCCGAAGAGGTGCTGCGGCAGCTGGGACTTTGGGACAAGCGGCGGAGCGCGGCGCGGGACCTCTCCGGTGGCATGAAACGCCGCCTGATGATCGCCCGCGCCCTGATGCACGAGCCGGAACTGTTGATCCTCGATGAGCCCACGGCGGGCGTCGATATCGAGTTGCGGCGCTCCATGTGGGAGTTCCTCCGACACATCAATGCCCAGGGCACCACCATCATCCTGACGACCCACTACCTGGAAGAGGCGGAGAGCCTGTGCCGTAACATCGCGATCATCGACCGCGGCGAGCTGGTGGAGAACACCAGCATGAAGCGGCTGCTGAATCGCCTCGATACCGAGACCTTTGTTCTGGACCTGGACCAGCCGTTGCGTAGCGCTCCAGCGCTGGAAGGTCACGTGGTACGTCTGCTGGATGAGACCACGCTGGAGGTGGAGGTCTACAAGCAGAAGGGGATCAATCAGCTGTTCGCCGAGCTGTCGCGCTCCGATATCCAGGTGCTGAGTATGCGCAGCAAGGCCAACCGCCTGGAGCAGCTCTTCGTGCACTTGATCAATGGTGGTGGGGCCGAAGGTAACGCCGCATGA
- a CDS encoding heme ABC exporter ATP-binding protein CcmA, with product MSLPGALGRQRATGWGVLPSSGATTGAREARTIPWIHGHFTATVRCPPRSGDRPWAPPAADILPCYHGRPVRAGPGSSTPAGVEGITTDGSALETAPDSAASRGARSDVNRLEAEGLECVRNDRVLFRGLGLTLAPGQVVQVEGPNGCGKTSLLRILCGLRLADAGEVRWGGAPLSAVRPEYHEALAYVGHRHGVKGELTARENLSFNRALGGGGPGREPPDALERLGLTGFEDVPCRTLSEGQRRRVGLARLLTAHRWLWILDEPLTALDRAGVAVVETLVRDHAQNGGMVVLTTHQAVKLEGCALTRVPLGS from the coding sequence ATGTCTTTGCCTGGGGCATTGGGGCGGCAGCGGGCGACGGGCTGGGGAGTACTGCCCAGCTCCGGTGCAACGACCGGTGCCCGTGAGGCGCGCACTATACCATGGATCCACGGCCATTTTACGGCCACGGTGCGGTGCCCCCCGCGGTCCGGGGACCGTCCATGGGCGCCACCTGCCGCGGACATTTTGCCATGCTATCATGGGCGCCCCGTTCGCGCGGGGCCCGGTTCCTCCACGCCAGCCGGCGTGGAGGGCATCACAACGGATGGCTCTGCATTGGAAACCGCACCGGACAGCGCGGCGTCCCGGGGGGCGCGGTCGGACGTCAACCGCCTGGAGGCGGAGGGGTTGGAGTGCGTGCGCAATGACCGCGTGCTATTCCGGGGGCTCGGCCTGACCCTGGCGCCGGGTCAGGTCGTGCAGGTGGAGGGTCCCAACGGTTGTGGCAAGACCAGCCTGCTGCGTATCCTGTGTGGGCTCAGGTTGGCGGACGCGGGAGAGGTCCGCTGGGGCGGAGCCCCGCTGTCCGCGGTCCGTCCCGAATACCATGAGGCATTGGCCTACGTGGGGCACCGTCATGGTGTCAAAGGGGAGTTGACTGCACGGGAAAACCTGAGCTTTAACCGTGCCTTGGGGGGTGGTGGCCCAGGCCGGGAGCCGCCTGACGCCCTGGAGCGGCTTGGGCTCACGGGATTCGAGGACGTGCCCTGCCGCACCCTGTCCGAGGGGCAACGGCGCCGGGTGGGGCTGGCACGCTTGCTGACGGCGCACCGGTGGCTGTGGATCCTCGATGAACCACTCACCGCCCTGGACCGAGCCGGCGTGGCGGTGGTGGAGACGCTGGTGCGGGACCACGCTCAAAACGGGGGCATGGTGGTACTGACGACCCACCAAGCGGTGAAGCTGGAGGGATGTGCCCTGACCCGGGTGCCCCTCGGTTCATGA
- a CDS encoding heme exporter protein CcmB: MSGSGPLAGFVALVRRDLLLSFRRRAEMINPLLFFIIVVTLVPLGVGPEKATLQAMAPGVIWVAALLAAMLSLEGIFRSDFDDGSLEQVVLSPHPLPVLVLAKVLAHWLVSGLPLVLLGPLLGVSLFLPARAMGSLVLSLLLGTPVLSLVGAIGVALTVGVRRGGVLLSLLVLPLYVPVLIFGASAVSSAAAGLPVDGPLALLGALLVLALTLAPAAAAAALRISFG, from the coding sequence ATGAGCGGCTCCGGACCCCTGGCCGGCTTCGTGGCCCTGGTGCGCCGGGACCTGCTCCTGTCCTTCCGGCGTCGGGCGGAGATGATCAACCCGCTGTTGTTTTTCATTATAGTGGTTACCCTCGTGCCCCTCGGCGTGGGGCCGGAAAAGGCCACGCTCCAGGCCATGGCGCCGGGGGTGATCTGGGTGGCGGCGCTACTGGCGGCGATGTTGTCCCTGGAGGGCATCTTCCGGTCGGATTTCGACGACGGGTCCTTGGAACAGGTGGTACTCAGCCCGCACCCGCTGCCCGTGCTGGTGCTGGCCAAGGTCCTGGCCCACTGGCTGGTGAGTGGCCTGCCCCTGGTGCTGTTGGGTCCGCTGCTGGGTGTGTCGCTGTTTCTGCCGGCCCGAGCCATGGGCAGCTTGGTGCTCAGCCTGCTGCTCGGCACTCCGGTGCTGAGCCTGGTCGGGGCCATTGGGGTGGCGTTGACCGTCGGGGTGCGACGCGGTGGGGTCCTGCTCTCGCTCCTGGTGTTGCCGCTCTACGTCCCGGTGCTGATCTTCGGGGCCAGCGCGGTGAGCAGCGCGGCCGCCGGGCTCCCGGTGGATGGCCCCCTTGCCCTGCTGGGGGCCTTGCTGGTCCTGGCCCTGACCCTGGCCCCGGCGGCGGCGGCGGCGGCGTTGCGGATCAGCTTTGGGTGA